The sequence below is a genomic window from Luteimonas sp. MC1825.
CTGGGCCGCATCAGCAACCTTCGCTCGCAGCGCGAACTGGCCACCGCGGCCGACTTCACGCTCGACTCGGCCGGCGACTCGCTGATCACCCGCACCTCGGCGGCGTACTTCAACGTGCTGGTCGCCATCGAGACCCTGGCCGCGGCGCAGGCGCAGGAGGCGGCGTTGAAGAAGCAGTTCGACTTCGCCGACAAGCGCCTGGAAGTCGGCCTGGCGCCGATCACCGACGTGCACGAAGCCCGCGCGCAGTACGACAGCGCGCGCGCCAACACCATCGTCACCGGCAACGCGCTCGAGGACGCCTACCAGGCGCTGCGCCAGATCACCGGTACCGATGTCCGCAACCTCAAGGGCCTGCCGGAAGACTTCCGCCCCGCGCTGCCCACCGAGCAGGCCGTCGACGGCTGGGTTTCCAGCGCGGTCGAGAACAACCCGGGCCTCAAGGCGCTGGAACACCAGCTGCAGGCCGCCGGGCACGATGTCGGCACCGCGAAGGCGGGCCACCTGCCCACGATCTACCTGTCCGGCAGCTACGGCGACACCGACCGCTGGGGCGACCCCACGGCGTTGCCGGGCGGCGCCATCGCCCGGCTCGACGCCGAGTCGAAGTCGCGCAGCGTGGGCCTGACGCTGGACGTGCCGATCTTCGCCGGCGGCGCCACCCAGTCCCGCGTACGCCAGGCCATCGCCACCCGCGACGTGCGCCAGGACCAGTACGAGGCCGAGCGCCGCGCGCTGGTGCGCGAGACGCGCAATGCCTACCAGACGCTGGTGGCCGGCATCAGCGAGGTCGAGGCGCGCAAGGCCGCGGTGTTCTCCGCACGAAGCGCGTACGACGCCTCGCAGGTCGGACTGGAAGTCGGCACGCGCACGGTGCTCGACGTTCTCAACAACCAGCAGACGCTGTTCAACGCCGAGCGCGAGTACGCGCTGGCGCGCTACAACTTCCTGCAGAACCGGCTGCTGCTGGAGCAGGCGGCCGGCACCATCGACATCGCAAGCGTGCAGGACG
It includes:
- a CDS encoding TolC family outer membrane protein; translation: MTRRPLVLALLLALLPAAASAEDLLQAYEQARNSDPTFSAAESSRLATREGAVQARASLLPQIGGSASLSRSRTETSGRDIDELTGQSFVGRSESEVTSRSLGVNLNQAVLDLGRISNLRSQRELATAADFTLDSAGDSLITRTSAAYFNVLVAIETLAAAQAQEAALKKQFDFADKRLEVGLAPITDVHEARAQYDSARANTIVTGNALEDAYQALRQITGTDVRNLKGLPEDFRPALPTEQAVDGWVSSAVENNPGLKALEHQLQAAGHDVGTAKAGHLPTIYLSGSYGDTDRWGDPTALPGGAIARLDAESKSRSVGLTLDVPIFAGGATQSRVRQAIATRDVRQDQYEAERRALVRETRNAYQTLVAGISEVEARKAAVFSARSAYDASQVGLEVGTRTVLDVLNNQQTLFNAEREYALARYNFLQNRLLLEQAAGTIDIASVQDVNRLLTVDAETRLQAPGTNGR